In Synechocystis sp. PCC 6714, the following are encoded in one genomic region:
- a CDS encoding HU family DNA-binding protein yields the protein MNKGELVHAVTDKAKEQLGESITKKEVDAVISAAIDCIMEVVAEGEKVTLVGFGSFEARERKEREGRNPKTGDKMLIPATKVPAFSAGKMFKDKVAPEKK from the coding sequence ATGAATAAAGGCGAATTAGTCCATGCGGTCACAGACAAAGCAAAGGAGCAACTGGGGGAAAGCATCACTAAAAAGGAGGTAGATGCGGTAATTTCAGCCGCCATTGATTGCATCATGGAAGTGGTGGCCGAAGGGGAAAAAGTGACCCTGGTGGGCTTTGGTTCCTTTGAAGCCAGGGAACGGAAGGAACGGGAAGGCCGCAACCCCAAAACCGGGGACAAAATGCTCATTCCAGCCACTAAGGTGCCAGCTTTCTCCGCAGGCAAAATGTTCAAAGATAAAGTTGCTCCTGAGAAAAAATAA
- a CDS encoding GNAT family N-acetyltransferase — MAEQKYLIRTMAEAEIALALDWAAAEGWNPGCQDADCFYQGDRQGFLLGLLDGEPIATISAVKYNEEFGFIGFYIVKPEYRSQGYGWQIWQKAMAYLQGCNIGLDGVLAQQANYQKSGFHLAYRNIRYQGVTGGEAPPSPHLVPLHTIAWKNVLTYDGQCFSAPREEFLRTWCHQRGHQAIAYGENGILRGYGVVRPCRVGYKIGPLFADTPGVAETLFLALKANPEPGAVIYLDVPEPNQGAIALAAKYSLQMVFETARMYTGQAPPIALEKIYGVTSFELG; from the coding sequence ATGGCTGAGCAGAAATACTTAATCAGAACTATGGCTGAAGCGGAGATTGCTTTAGCGTTGGATTGGGCCGCCGCAGAGGGTTGGAATCCCGGTTGTCAAGATGCGGACTGTTTTTACCAAGGCGATCGCCAGGGATTTTTGTTGGGTTTATTGGACGGAGAACCCATTGCCACTATTTCGGCGGTGAAATACAACGAGGAATTTGGTTTTATCGGTTTTTACATTGTCAAACCAGAGTATCGAAGCCAGGGCTACGGTTGGCAAATTTGGCAAAAAGCTATGGCTTATCTACAGGGTTGCAATATCGGTTTGGACGGAGTTTTGGCTCAACAGGCCAATTATCAAAAATCCGGTTTTCATCTGGCCTACCGCAACATTCGTTACCAGGGTGTTACCGGTGGGGAGGCTCCTCCGTCTCCCCATTTAGTCCCGCTGCATACCATTGCTTGGAAAAACGTACTGACCTATGACGGGCAATGTTTTTCTGCCCCCAGGGAAGAATTTTTACGAACGTGGTGTCATCAACGGGGGCATCAGGCGATCGCCTATGGGGAAAATGGAATTTTACGGGGTTACGGGGTGGTGCGGCCCTGTCGGGTAGGTTACAAAATTGGTCCCCTGTTTGCCGATACTCCGGGGGTGGCGGAAACCCTCTTTTTGGCCCTCAAAGCAAATCCTGAACCAGGAGCAGTTATTTACCTAGATGTGCCTGAACCTAACCAAGGGGCGATCGCCCTAGCAGCTAAGTATTCCCTGCAAATGGTTTTTGAAACCGCTCGAATGTACACCGGGCAAGCTCCCCCCATCGCCCTGGAAAAAATTTACGGGGTTACATCCTTTGAGTTAGGGTGA
- a CDS encoding ATP-dependent DNA helicase RecQ, whose product MADRQLLEDALRRIWGYDHFRYPQREVIDCLLAGQDCLVVLPTGGGKSICFQLPALLREGLTLVVSPLVALMENQVQSLRRHNLPAACLHSQLSRPERKQVLHQLGQQKLKLLYLSPETLLSEPVWNLLRQPQVKLQGLMLDEAHCLVQWGDSFRPAYRRLGALRRGLGQNKGEIPLAAFTATADRQQQDLIIAGLNLRSPKCFQVSPYRPQLQLKVKTVLSEYCRRQQLRRFLLKHLQETGLIYVRTRTKAISLAQWLQERGFDTEAYHGGLGAHQRRQLEQKWLTGKIASVVCTNAFGLGIDKPDTRWILHYQAPLMLMDYLQEVGRAGRDLQPAECLALISEPTGWLDSGDHQLRQYFLAQANKHLQRAQVLGKQIPVQGNLIALKPHFPDLEMALAWLHRQRRLHWLDPFNYHISSGNNQTNPLEELKSQYHLMEQYLTSGRCRWQTILAAFGDDSPMAQQPCGTCDNCLAKRR is encoded by the coding sequence ATGGCCGATCGCCAATTACTGGAAGATGCCCTCCGTCGAATTTGGGGTTATGACCACTTTCGTTATCCCCAGAGAGAAGTAATTGATTGTCTATTGGCCGGGCAGGACTGCCTGGTGGTACTACCCACCGGAGGGGGAAAGTCCATTTGCTTTCAACTACCCGCATTACTAAGGGAGGGCCTAACCCTGGTGGTTTCGCCGTTGGTAGCCCTCATGGAAAACCAGGTGCAAAGTTTACGGAGGCACAATCTGCCCGCCGCCTGTCTCCATAGCCAACTGAGTCGCCCGGAAAGAAAACAGGTATTGCACCAGTTGGGCCAACAAAAACTAAAGCTTCTTTACCTTTCCCCGGAAACATTGCTGAGTGAGCCGGTCTGGAATTTACTCCGACAGCCCCAGGTAAAGTTACAGGGTTTAATGCTCGATGAAGCCCATTGCTTAGTGCAGTGGGGAGATAGTTTTCGCCCCGCCTACCGTCGTTTGGGAGCCCTGCGTCGAGGATTAGGGCAAAACAAAGGAGAAATTCCCCTGGCCGCCTTCACCGCCACAGCCGATCGTCAGCAACAGGATTTAATCATAGCGGGATTAAATTTACGATCGCCAAAATGTTTTCAGGTCAGCCCCTATCGCCCCCAACTGCAACTGAAAGTCAAAACTGTACTGAGTGAATATTGCCGACGGCAACAACTGCGGCGTTTTTTGCTCAAGCATCTCCAGGAAACTGGTTTAATCTATGTCCGTACCCGCACCAAGGCCATCAGCCTAGCCCAATGGTTGCAGGAAAGGGGGTTCGACACAGAGGCCTACCACGGCGGTTTAGGGGCTCACCAGCGGCGACAGTTAGAACAGAAATGGCTGACGGGCAAAATTGCTTCGGTGGTTTGTACGAACGCCTTTGGACTGGGCATAGACAAACCCGATACCCGTTGGATATTGCATTACCAAGCCCCCCTAATGTTGATGGATTATCTCCAGGAAGTGGGGCGGGCCGGTCGGGATTTACAACCAGCAGAATGCCTAGCCCTAATCAGTGAACCCACCGGTTGGTTAGACTCCGGCGATCACCAATTGCGTCAATATTTTCTGGCTCAGGCCAACAAACATCTCCAACGAGCACAAGTCTTGGGCAAGCAAATTCCCGTCCAAGGAAACTTAATAGCATTAAAACCCCATTTTCCCGACCTAGAAATGGCTTTGGCATGGCTTCATCGTCAGAGACGTTTGCACTGGCTGGATCCCTTTAACTACCACATTTCCTCTGGCAATAACCAGACAAATCCCCTAGAGGAACTTAAAAGTCAGTACCACCTTATGGAGCAATACCTAACCAGTGGCCGTTGCCGTTGGCAAACAATTTTGGCGGCTTTTGGTGATGATTCTCCAATGGCACAGCAACCCTGTGGCACTTGCGATAATTGTTTAGCCAAACGTCGATAG
- the aroF gene encoding 3-deoxy-7-phosphoheptulonate synthase — protein sequence MIVVMKVGTPEIEIERIGKEFAERGLTPEKIVGKHKVVMGLVGETAGLDPLQIQEVSPWIEDVLRVEQPFKRASLTFRHGEYSEVIVSTPAGPVAIGRNHPVAVVAGPCSVENETMIVETARRVKAAGAQFLRGGAFKPRTSPYAFQGHGESALGLLAAAKEATGLGIITEVMDAADLEIIAEVADVIQVGARNMQNFSMLKKVGAQDKPVLLKRGMAATIDEWLMAAEYILAAGNPNVILCERGIRTFDSHYTRNCLDLSVLPVLRSLTHLPIMIDPSHGTGKSEYVPSMAMAAIAAGTDSLMIEVHPNPAKAMSDGPQSLTPDRFDETMAQLAVIGETVGRWPKVAALA from the coding sequence ATGATCGTCGTCATGAAAGTCGGCACCCCAGAAATAGAAATTGAGCGCATTGGTAAAGAGTTTGCCGAACGGGGCCTCACCCCCGAAAAAATTGTCGGTAAGCACAAAGTTGTGATGGGGTTGGTGGGGGAAACAGCCGGACTTGATCCATTGCAAATCCAAGAGGTAAGTCCCTGGATTGAAGATGTGTTGCGGGTAGAGCAACCATTCAAGCGGGCTAGTTTGACTTTCCGCCATGGGGAATACAGTGAAGTAATTGTCTCCACCCCCGCAGGCCCAGTGGCGATCGGCCGGAACCATCCGGTGGCGGTGGTAGCGGGACCCTGTTCAGTGGAAAACGAAACTATGATTGTGGAAACGGCCCGTCGGGTTAAGGCCGCTGGGGCTCAGTTTTTACGGGGCGGTGCCTTCAAACCCCGTACTTCTCCCTACGCTTTCCAAGGCCATGGGGAAAGTGCTTTAGGTTTATTGGCGGCAGCTAAGGAGGCCACAGGGCTGGGCATTATCACCGAAGTGATGGATGCGGCGGATTTGGAAATTATTGCGGAAGTGGCGGACGTAATCCAGGTGGGAGCCCGCAATATGCAAAACTTCTCCATGTTGAAAAAGGTAGGAGCCCAGGATAAGCCAGTGCTGCTCAAGCGGGGTATGGCAGCCACCATTGATGAATGGTTGATGGCGGCGGAATACATTTTAGCGGCGGGTAATCCTAATGTAATTCTCTGTGAACGGGGTATTCGCACCTTTGACAGCCATTACACTCGCAATTGCCTAGATTTGTCGGTGTTGCCTGTTCTGCGCTCCCTCACCCATTTGCCCATCATGATTGACCCCAGCCACGGCACTGGCAAGTCCGAGTATGTGCCCTCCATGGCCATGGCGGCGATCGCCGCCGGTACCGATTCCCTGATGATTGAAGTACACCCCAATCCAGCTAAAGCCATGTCCGATGGTCCCCAATCCCTGACCCCTGATCGTTTTGATGAGACCATGGCTCAGTTGGCCGTCATTGGTGAAACCGTGGGACGTTGGCCAAAAGTTGCCGCCCTAGCCTAG
- a CDS encoding PAM68 family protein, with the protein MADPTNQDRLPFERKSKKKKVEKKPPSVAAPSNKTSGAKEKKSRRSADSGIPAVVSQRMVKRMALFSGIPTGLGMLSFVLFYLVVSRDWFEIPTYVVFAVSLLFFGLGVVGLSYGIFSTSWEDEPGSVWGWSEFRLNLGRTIAVWRNAQQTAQDNGDR; encoded by the coding sequence ATGGCTGACCCCACCAACCAAGACCGCCTCCCTTTTGAGCGGAAATCCAAAAAGAAAAAGGTTGAAAAAAAGCCCCCTTCAGTGGCGGCACCGAGCAATAAAACCAGCGGCGCCAAAGAGAAAAAGAGCCGCCGTTCAGCGGACAGTGGCATTCCCGCCGTAGTGAGTCAGCGGATGGTCAAACGCATGGCCTTGTTCTCCGGCATTCCCACCGGGCTGGGGATGTTGTCCTTTGTGCTTTTTTACCTCGTAGTGAGCCGGGACTGGTTTGAGATCCCCACCTATGTGGTGTTTGCGGTGAGCTTACTGTTCTTCGGTCTGGGGGTAGTGGGTCTTAGCTATGGTATTTTCTCCACCTCCTGGGAAGATGAACCCGGCAGTGTCTGGGGCTGGTCAGAATTTCGCCTCAACCTCGGTCGTACCATCGCCGTCTGGCGCAACGCCCAACAAACGGCCCAGGACAATGGCGATCGTTGA
- the rpsO gene encoding 30S ribosomal protein S15, with translation MSLTQTRKQELMTEYQAHETDTGSADLQVAFLTERITQLTGHLKANPKDHASRRGLLKMIGRRKRLLSFINAREPERYQALIKRLGIRR, from the coding sequence ATGTCCTTAACCCAAACCCGTAAACAAGAATTGATGACCGAGTATCAAGCCCATGAGACTGATACTGGGTCCGCTGATCTGCAAGTAGCCTTCTTGACAGAAAGAATTACCCAGCTCACAGGGCACCTCAAAGCTAACCCCAAAGACCACGCTTCCCGTCGGGGCCTGCTGAAAATGATTGGTCGTCGTAAGCGTTTATTGAGCTTCATCAATGCCCGGGAACCAGAACGTTACCAAGCCCTGATCAAACGCCTCGGTATCCGTCGTTAA